Genomic segment of Streptomyces sp. NA02950:
GACGTCCACTTCCTGACCCCACCGCACCCGTACCGCCGGGAGCTGTTCGCCGGCGCCGACGTGACCGACTTCTGTCTGGCCGAACTGCGCGAGACCATCGAACGGATCGGACCGGAGCGGATCGCCGCGATGATCGGCGAACCGGCCATGGCTGTTGCCGGCGCGGTCGTTCCGCCCGCCGACTACTGGCCGCGGGTAGCCGACCTGCTGCGCTCCTACGGCGTCCTGCTGATCTCCGACGAGGTGATCACGGCCTACGGGCGCACCGGGCACTGGTTCGCCGCGGAGCACTTCGGCGTGGTTCCCGACATCATGGTCACCGCCAAGGGCATCACCTCCGGTTACGTGCCGCACGGCGCCGTCCTCACGACTGAGGAGGTCGCGGCCGAGGTGACCGGCGACCACGGCTTTCCCATCGGCTACACCTACACCGGGCATCCGACGGCCTGTGCTGTGGCGCTGGCCAATCTCGACATCATCGATCGCGAGGGGCTGGTGGCCAACGCCACCGCGATCGGCGACTACCTGGGGTCGCGGCTGGCGGAGCTGGCCGGGCTGCCGGTCGTCGGGGAGGTCCGGCAGCTCGGCCTGATGCTGGCCGTGGAGCTGGTGACCGACCAGCAGAGCCGGCGACTGCTGACGGGCGGCACCGTCGCGCTGGCGGACGCGTTGCAGGAGCAGGCCGGGATCCTGCTGCGCACCACCCCGTACGCACTCCTGATCAATCCGCCGCTGGTCTTCACCCGCGAGGACGCGGACGAACTCGTGGACGGGCTCCGTTCCGTGCTCAGCCGCACCGGCCCGGACGGGCAGGTGCACTGACCGCACCGGCACGGACGCACGGTGTGCGGCCGGACGTCAAACGGTTCTGCAAGCGTGCGCCAAGGCCGGCGGGGCGGCCTCGCGGAGCTGTTCCGGGGTGCGAGGCGAACGCTGGCCGCCGCTCTGGAGGCAGAAGGCAACGCCCATATGGCCGAGTTGGCCGATCAGCGCGACCGGACCGGCCGCCGTTCGGTGGTTCGCGACGGCTGTCGCCGGGCGTGAGAGGTGACCACGGCCGCCGGCCCGGTCGAGGCGAGGCCCCGCGGGTCAATGACCGCCGCGTCGACGAGTCCACCGGCGAGCGCAAGCGGTTCTCTTCGGTGGTCTCCCTCAGCCTTCGGTCAGCACGAAACCCGCTGGCGGCCGATCTTGCCTCCACGGGGACCTATCGGCTACCACCACGTCACCACGACCCGGCTCGCGTCGCCCCCGAGGCCGGAGGAACCTGGAGCCGATACGCCCCCGGTAACCACAGACGGTCGCCGACCGGCTGGGCCCCGCGGAGAACGGGAGACAGTTGATCTGCCGGCTCATCAGGGACCGACACCGTGAGATCCGGACCGGAACTCCCTTCGGGGCACCGACGGAACTCGGTGACCAGGACGATGCATCCTTGCATGCTGATCGTATCCACGCTGTCGGATCATTTCCCGCCGCACGCGGCGGTTCACGCTGTCGAGCTGCGCCGCCTCGCGGCGAGCTCGCTGGCACCGAGCCGGAGTTTCGTCAGTGTCCCCCTTCGCGATCCAGGATCTCGGCTCCACCAACGGCATCGTGCTGGACAAGCAGCATGCCACCCGCAGTACGCTCCCCGAACGCGCAGAAGGAGCCCTTGCGTCCCCAACTGGTGTCCCAGGCCACGATGTTGGGAGGGCTGCCCGCGCGGTGTTCCAGGCACGCCTGCAGACGAAGGGAACGCCGTATGGAGGAGAGTAACCCGAGCCGCTGGTGGAGGCACCTGACCCGTCAGAACAGGTCGCGCACGGAGAAAACGGATCACCTGCGGAAATGGGCTGGCCAGCAAGGACGGAGTGTCCCGGGGGAGTTCCTACGGGGCGCGGCATACAAGGTCGGCAGTGGCGCAGTGACCCTGCTCGTCCTGTGGTGGGAGACCCGCCACTGACACTCGAGGGCGGACCCACCACTTGGCGGGCCCGCTTCATGTTGCACGTCAGTACAGACGCTGACGCCCCCGGCAACCACACACGGTCACCGAGGTCGCTCGCGCATGGACTCTGAGGGTCAAGTGGTCTTGTGGCTCCATTGGGGCCCGACCACGGTCCACTCCGTGTCCCACTGGTGGATGCGCCGACGGTCGAGCCACCACCGCCCAGCGCTCCCGATCCCGATCACCAAGCCGCTCAGGGCGAGGGCGGCGGAGGCACCAAGGAGTCCCGCCTCGGCGGCCGCCTTGGCGGGCGTCGGCGGCTGTGTACTCAGCTTCCCCTGGGCGTCGATCCAGATTCTGACCGTGGAGCCGGCCTCTTTCCCGGTTGCCACCACCGTCATGCCGTTGCGCGTGGAGCCGTCGGAGTTAGTCCAGCGGACCCTTGCCGAGGAAAGGTCTCTGTCCAGCCCCGACATCGCGGGACGCGGGACGTCATCGAGCAGAACGGCGCGGACGGGGGTCCGGTCGGCCCGCTGCTGGGCGAAGACCCGGTCGGCGGCGTGGGCCGTCACCACACCGGCCGCCGTGCCACCCACCGCGATGAGCCCCCATACGGCCAGCAGGAGCCATGCCTCGAGGATGTCGTCACGTCGCCGGATCGGGTTGTTCCGCCATCGCCACAGCGGCACCCTCGTTCGCCTGCGCTTCCCGTTGGCGGGCTTGCCCTCGTGCATCTCTCCGCACCTCCTCGTCGTCACACACCCGAAGATGACAGCCACAGCCTTGCCGTGGCATGGGCCGATCAGGCGGAAGTGGAGGGCCGATCGGGACCATGGAAGCCGCGTACCCCAACCGAGCCGACCCGACCGGGTAGTGGAGAGCCGCCGATGGGTGCACCCGGGCCCGGACGACTTCAGCGACATCGGCATACCGCAAGCGGCGCTGTGCCGCAGGACGCACACGAGAAACTGCCGATGCGAGACTTCACCGCACAACGGCACTCCCAGTGGCTCCCCGCCCAGCCTTTCGACTCCTATCCCGTGTTGGCCCCGCTGACCACCGAGCACGACCGGCCCAGCGACAGGCTGCGCGCCGGACAGGCGTTGGAGCACCTTCTGTTGGTGGCCACGGCGCACGGCCTGTGAGCCTCCCTGCTGCGCCAGCCGAGGGAGTGGCCCGACCGGCGCCGCGACGTGAGCCCGTGCCGCATCTCACCGGGCATGTGCAGATGCTGATTCGCCTCGGGTACGGCCCGCAGGGCCCCGGCCACTGCGCGACATACGCCGGATCCGGTGTGGTGACGCTCGACGACCAAGCCTTCGGGGTAGCCATGGGCCTGGAGCCACGGCCACCCGAAGGCTTGGCGGCCGGCCCTCCACCCCATGCGGGTCGCGCCTGCGGCCTTGTCAGCCCGCTGCGGCGGTGAAGGCCCCGGCGGGCACAGCGGACACGGCTTCGGGCAGGCGCTCACAGATCTCGAACACGCCATCCAGTCCCGCACCGCTCAGAATTCGAAGGAATTGGCTGCTGTCAGTGACGAGGCGCAGCCGACCGTGCCGTTCCATGAGCCTGTTCCGTGCCCGGCACAACACCCGCAGCCCGGTGCAGTCGATGAAGGACACGGCGCGAAGGTCCACCACGAGGTCGGAGAGGACGGCGGCCGTCAACTCGTCCAGGCGTGCCTCAAGGGGCGGTGCCGTGAGGATGTCGATCTCACCGCGCAGCTCCACGACGGTCGTCCTGCCGACGGCACGGTCGGTGCGGCGGGGTGCGGACGTGATGAGCGTTTTGACCATGGCCAGAGGAAACCCGGGCCGATGGGCGCGCCGGAAGGGCCGTTCGGCCCCGCTTCGCCGCAACGATTCCTCGGGCCGCTCTCCGCCCGGGGCGGGACCCGTGGCCCTCACCCGCGGCCGCCGACGGGCTCAGCATGGAGTGTGATTCCCCGACCGGGTGAAAGACGGGCTGACTCATGTACCCGAACGATGGTATGCGCGAACTTGGTTGTCACGAGTGCCTGCGCCTGCTGGCGACGGCGCCCATCGGCCGGATCGTCCACACGCGCCAGGCACTGCCCGCGGTCGTGCCGGTCAACTTCGGTCTGGACAACGATGGAGCGGTGCTGCTGCGCACCTCTGCGGGCTCCGAGCTGGCCCGCGCGGTCGACGGCGCGGTCGTCGACTTCGAGGCGGACGCAGTCGACGCGGACACGCACTCCGGCTGGAGCGTCGTCGTCACGGACCGGGCCGAGATCGTGACGGATCCGGCTGAGGCGGCGCGCCTGGAGCGGATCGGCCCGCGCTCCTGGGCTCCGTTGCCCGAGGAGGTCTTCGTCCGCATCGAGCCAGAACTGGTCACCGGGCGTGAACTCGTCGGGGGGCGGACCATGTACGGCCTGGACCTCTCCGCCTGACCGCTGCGCATCACCTGCTCGCGCCCTGGTCCGAACGGCCCAATGGCGGGGGCCGGACGGCGTGGCGAGGGGTTCCCGCAGGACCCTGCCCCGGGCCGGGGCACGCGAGGAGCATCGTCAGCGGAGTCGGCCCACGGAACCGTCCGGGGGCGGTGTCGCGCATGATGCGGAGGCAGTGATGACCGTGGCAACCCATCCCGACGTGGACGCTCCCGCCGATGCCTGGCGTGGTTTCGCAGGCCGGCGCTGGCGCGACCGGATCGACGTACGCGACTTCATCCAGGCCAACTACACGCCGTACGAAGGCGGCCCGGAGTTCCTGACCGGGCCGACCGAGCGCACGCTCGCAGTCTGGCACAAGGTCAGCGCCCTGTTCCCCGAGGAGCGACGCAAGGGCATCATCGATGTGGACACCGCCACCCCGTCGACGATCACCTCGCACGCCCCCGGCTACATCGACCGAGAGCGTGAGCTGATCGTCGGGCTGCAAACCGACGCCCCGCTGAAGCGCGCGATCATGCCGAACGGCGGCCTCCGCATGGTCGAGAACGGCCTGAAGGCGTACGGCTACGAGCCCGACCACTTCGTGACCAAGGTCTTCGGCACCTACCGCAAGACCCACAACGACGGCGTTTTCGACGCGTACACCCCTGAGATGCGGGCCGCACGCAAGGCGGGCATCATCACCGGGCTGCCGGACGCCTACAGCCGGGGCCGGATCATCGGTGACTACCGGCGCGTCGCGCTGTACGGAACCGACCATCTGATCGAGGCCAAGCGCGCCGAGCGCGCCCTCCTGGACGCGCAGCCCTCCGCCCCGCACGTCATCCGTGACCGCGAGGAACTGGCCGAACAGACCCGCGCGCTGCGCGAGCTGGCGCGGATGGCCGGCTCCTATGGCTGTGACGTCACCCGGTCGGCGTCCACCGCCCATGAGGCCGTGCAGTGGCTCTACCTCGGCTTCCTGGCCGCGGTGAAGGAGCAGAACGGCGCCGCGATGTCGCTCGGCCGTACCTCGACCTTCCTGGACGTCTACGTTCAGCGCGACCTCGACGAGGGGCGTATCGACGAGGCCCGGGCCCAGGAACTGATCGACGACTTCGTGATCAAGCTGCGGATCGTCCGCTTCCTGCGCACACCCGAGTACGACCAACTGTTCTCCGGCGACCCGACCTGGGTGACGGAGTCCATCGGCGGCATCGGCGCCGACGGCCGCACACTCGTCACCCCCACCTCCTTCCGCTTCCTGCAGACCCTGTACAACCTCGGGCCGGCCCCGGAGCCGAACCTCACGGTGCTGTGGTCGCCACGGCTGCCGGAGGGTTTCAAACGGTTCTGCGCCCAGGTCTCCATCGACACCAGCTCCATCCAGTACGAGTCCGACGACCTGATGCGCCCGCGCACCGGCGATGACACCGCGATCGCCTGCTGCGTGTCGGCGATGGCGGTGGGCAGGCAGATGCAGTTCTTCGGCGCCCGCGTCAACCTCGCCAAGGCGCTGCTGTACGCGATCAACGGTGGCCGGGACGAGATGACCGGCGAGCAGGTCGCACCCGAGGTGCCCGCCCTGACGGGGGAGTACCTGGACTACGAGGAGTTGTCAGCGGCGTACGACCGGATGCTGGGCTGGCTGGCGAAGACGTACGTCAACACGCTCAACATCATCCACTACATGCACGACAAGTACGCCTACGAGCGCATCGAGATGGCCCTGCACAACCATCCCGTCCACCGCTACATGGCCTGCGGCATCGCCGGGCTCTCCGTGGCCGTCGACAGCCTGTCGGCCGTCAAGTACGCCCGGGTGAAGATTGTCCGGGACGATACCGGGCTCGCCGTGGACTACAAGGCCGAGGGCGAATACCCGGCGTACGGAAACAACGATGACCGCGCCGACGGCCTCGCGGTCGACCTGGTGGAATCCTTCATGGCCAAGGTGCGCGAGCACCCCACCTACCGGGAGGCCGAGCACACCCAGTCGGTGCTGACGATCACCTCGAACGTGGTCTACGGCAAGCACACCGGCAACACCCCCGACGGGCGGCGCGCCGGACAGCCCTTCGCACCCGGCGCCAACCCGATGAACGGCCGGGACCGACACGGTGTCGTCGCCTCGGCCCTGTCGGTGGCGAAGCTGCCGTACGAGGAGGCCCGCGACGGAATCTCCCTGACCACGACGATCACGCCCGAGGGGCTCGGCCACAATCCCACGGAACGCGCCGGCAACCTGACCGGCGTCCTCGACGGTTACATGACCTTCGGCGGTTTCCACATGAACGTCAACGTGCTGAACCGTGCGACGCTCGAAGACGCCATGGAACACCCGGAGAAGTACCCGGAGTTGACGATCCGCGTCTCCGGGTACGCGGTCAACTTCGTCCGGCTCACACGCGAGCAGCAGCTCGACGTGATCAGCCGCACCTTCCATGGGTCGCTGTGAACACCGCACCGACCTCAGCGGCACGGCAGGCGGCCCTGGTGCCGGGACGACTTACGGGCCGGGTGCACTCCTGGGACCTGTCCACCGGCGTGGACGGTCCGGGGACCCGGTTCGTCCTGTTCGTCAGCGGCTGCCCGCTGCGTTGCCTGTACTGCGCCAACCCGGACACCTGGCACATGCGCGACGGCCGGGAAACCTCGGTCGACGAGGTCATGGAGGAGACCGAGAAGTACCGGGGCTTCCTGTCCATGGCCGGGGGAGGGGTGACCATCACGGGTGGGGAGCCGCTGCTCCAGCCGGCGTTCACCGGCTCCCTCCTGCACCGCTGCAAGGAGGGCGGACTGCACACGGCGTTGGACACGTCCGGCTTCCTGGGCGCGCGTGCCTCCGACGAACTACTCGCCGACACCGACCTAGTGCTGCTGGACATCAAGTCGTTCGACGCCACCAGCTACCGCAAGCTCACCGGTGGCCGTCTCGCTCCCACGCTCAGCTTCGCCACCCGCCTGGATCGGCTGGGTGTCCCCGTGTACATCCGTTACGTCCTCGTTCCCGGCTGGACCGACGACCCGTCCGCCGTGGACGGCCTCGGCGCCTTCCTGGCCGGGCTGAGCAACGTCGACCGGGTGGACGTCCTGCCGTTCCACAAACTCGGCGCCCGCAAGTACGACGCCCTCGGCATCGACTTCCCGCTGCGCGACACGCCCGTGCCCGATCCGGAGCTGACGGAACGGGTGCGCGAGCAGTTCCGGGAGCACGGGTTGCGGGCGTTGTGAGCCGGCCGGTCGGTGTCGAACGTTCACCCGCGCGTGGGCCACCCGGCCTCCGCACAGGGACCTGTAGCCTCTCCTGCCCCAAGTACCCGCTCACGGCACTGAATTCGTGACTTTGAGGAGGTCGAGATGCCCCGCACCATCACCGCAGGCCTGGACGGATCCCCGGAGAGCCTGAGCGTCACCGACTGGGCGGCCAGGGAAGCCCTGCTCCGCGACGCGCCGCGCCTGGTCCACGCTCTTGGGCAGTAGCCGTACACGTACGCGGGCGGAATGTCCCAGCCGTCCCCGAGCCCGTACGCGCACAGCAGCAGGGTGGACCACATGCTTCGCGAGGCCGAAACGACGATCGCGCGGCGTCACCCGGGCCTACGGATCACCACCGACCGTGTTCCCGAAGAACCCGTGCCCGCCCTGCTCGGCGCGGCTGGGGAAGCCGACCTGTTGGTACCGGACTCTCGCAGCCCGGGCGGTCTTGCCGGATTCATGCCCGGTTCCGTCGCCCGGGCGGTCGTGGCCGGCAGCCGACGGCCTGTCGTCTTCGTGCGGGGCGGCCTGCGCCCCGAGGACGAATACCAGCCTGGCGCCTTCGGGTCCGGGACCACACCGTTCCGCGACGTCGTCCTGGGCCTCGACTCCGCGGCTCCGAACGACACCGTGATCGAATTCGCGTTCGCTGAAGCCGCGCAGCGTGCCGCGAGGCTGCGCGTCGTTCACGGCCGGAGCCGCGAGCTGCCCTCGTCGGGCCCGTCGTCGGCGGTGAGTCGGACGCCGGTTGTCAGTTCCGGGCGGATGCGCACCGCGTGGTCCACGGTCCGGGGCGTCCAGGGAATGAGCAGTGTCCGGTAGCGGGCCAGTTCCTCCGGGTCGGTCACCAGGCGGGCGTAGCCGGTGACCACGACGCTCCAGCCGAGGTGTGTGCCGGGGTCGATGGCGTCGGCCTCGTACGCCACCACGACGCCCTGGCCGTCGGCCTGCCCGGCGTGCGCGGTCAGGGCCGCGCCCTCGTGGGTGCGGATGACGATGTCGCCGTCGTCCAGGACGTGGTTGACCGGGCGGACGGTCGGCAGCGCGTGGCGGGTGAAGACGATCCTGCCGAAGGACACGCTGCCCAGCAGCCGCAGGGCTCCGTCCCTGTCCAGTTCGATGCTCCGGCGCG
This window contains:
- a CDS encoding aspartate aminotransferase family protein, with protein sequence MTSAPSTPPGAPGTELAAADRATLIHPTLAAHRTDRTVLVSGSGSRVRDARGREYLDASAALSVIQVGHGRQELAQAAAEQMTRLGYFHTWGTVSNDRAVELAARLVRLSPEPLCRVYFTSGGAEGNEIALRMARLYHHRRGEPQRTWILSRQTAYHGIGYGSGGVSGFPVYHEGFGPSLPDVHFLTPPHPYRRELFAGADVTDFCLAELRETIERIGPERIAAMIGEPAMAVAGAVVPPADYWPRVADLLRSYGVLLISDEVITAYGRTGHWFAAEHFGVVPDIMVTAKGITSGYVPHGAVLTTEEVAAEVTGDHGFPIGYTYTGHPTACAVALANLDIIDREGLVANATAIGDYLGSRLAELAGLPVVGEVRQLGLMLAVELVTDQQSRRLLTGGTVALADALQEQAGILLRTTPYALLINPPLVFTREDADELVDGLRSVLSRTGPDGQVH
- a CDS encoding STAS domain-containing protein, producing the protein MVKTLITSAPRRTDRAVGRTTVVELRGEIDILTAPPLEARLDELTAAVLSDLVVDLRAVSFIDCTGLRVLCRARNRLMERHGRLRLVTDSSQFLRILSGAGLDGVFEICERLPEAVSAVPAGAFTAAAG
- a CDS encoding pyridoxamine 5'-phosphate oxidase family protein — translated: MYPNDGMRELGCHECLRLLATAPIGRIVHTRQALPAVVPVNFGLDNDGAVLLRTSAGSELARAVDGAVVDFEADAVDADTHSGWSVVVTDRAEIVTDPAEAARLERIGPRSWAPLPEEVFVRIEPELVTGRELVGGRTMYGLDLSA
- the pflB gene encoding formate C-acetyltransferase, producing the protein MTVATHPDVDAPADAWRGFAGRRWRDRIDVRDFIQANYTPYEGGPEFLTGPTERTLAVWHKVSALFPEERRKGIIDVDTATPSTITSHAPGYIDRERELIVGLQTDAPLKRAIMPNGGLRMVENGLKAYGYEPDHFVTKVFGTYRKTHNDGVFDAYTPEMRAARKAGIITGLPDAYSRGRIIGDYRRVALYGTDHLIEAKRAERALLDAQPSAPHVIRDREELAEQTRALRELARMAGSYGCDVTRSASTAHEAVQWLYLGFLAAVKEQNGAAMSLGRTSTFLDVYVQRDLDEGRIDEARAQELIDDFVIKLRIVRFLRTPEYDQLFSGDPTWVTESIGGIGADGRTLVTPTSFRFLQTLYNLGPAPEPNLTVLWSPRLPEGFKRFCAQVSIDTSSIQYESDDLMRPRTGDDTAIACCVSAMAVGRQMQFFGARVNLAKALLYAINGGRDEMTGEQVAPEVPALTGEYLDYEELSAAYDRMLGWLAKTYVNTLNIIHYMHDKYAYERIEMALHNHPVHRYMACGIAGLSVAVDSLSAVKYARVKIVRDDTGLAVDYKAEGEYPAYGNNDDRADGLAVDLVESFMAKVREHPTYREAEHTQSVLTITSNVVYGKHTGNTPDGRRAGQPFAPGANPMNGRDRHGVVASALSVAKLPYEEARDGISLTTTITPEGLGHNPTERAGNLTGVLDGYMTFGGFHMNVNVLNRATLEDAMEHPEKYPELTIRVSGYAVNFVRLTREQQLDVISRTFHGSL
- the pflA gene encoding pyruvate formate-lyase-activating protein encodes the protein MNTAPTSAARQAALVPGRLTGRVHSWDLSTGVDGPGTRFVLFVSGCPLRCLYCANPDTWHMRDGRETSVDEVMEETEKYRGFLSMAGGGVTITGGEPLLQPAFTGSLLHRCKEGGLHTALDTSGFLGARASDELLADTDLVLLDIKSFDATSYRKLTGGRLAPTLSFATRLDRLGVPVYIRYVLVPGWTDDPSAVDGLGAFLAGLSNVDRVDVLPFHKLGARKYDALGIDFPLRDTPVPDPELTERVREQFREHGLRAL
- a CDS encoding universal stress protein, whose amino-acid sequence is MPRTITAGLDGSPESLSVTDWAAREALLRDAPRLVHALGQ
- a CDS encoding pyridoxamine 5'-phosphate oxidase family protein codes for the protein MTIDTAHPLPAGPRRSIELDRDGALRLLGSVSFGRIVFTRHALPTVRPVNHVLDDGDIVIRTHEGAALTAHAGQADGQGVVVAYEADAIDPGTHLGWSVVVTGYARLVTDPEELARYRTLLIPWTPRTVDHAVRIRPELTTGVRLTADDGPDEGSSRLRP